From one Candidatus Chlorobium masyuteum genomic stretch:
- the polA gene encoding DNA polymerase I, whose product MSRKQLDFFHSGSAEKAAAPPKPAAEKPKLILIDGMAMLYRAFFALQRAGMTSRDGKPTGAVYGFATALLKIFETYKPDYLAAAFDSREKTFRHHLYPLYKANRSAPPEDLISQLDAVFELLAAFDIPLIKIPGYEADDLIGTAARIFQPECAVFIVTPDKDLAQLVRDGVSILRPGKNQNELELLGRSEIAEQFGVSPERFTDLLTLTGDTSDNIPGAKGIGPKTAATLLGKYDSLQNIYLHLGDLSPKNRLTLEEFQPQLDLIKQLVTIRTDLQIDLTLKELACGSPDLTLLIPLLKRLELKTVIGRLPVVFPKIMEHASLEAGPHDGTDSTLAEREPELHSPRTGADYGVITTEEGLKALIDSLQDAPRIAVDTETTSLNTFEAELAGISISTEARKARFIALANSSLKPQTALELLRPLLENPELPKTGQNLKYDILVLKKYGIDLTPVGFDTMLASYVLDPEEKHNLDDLAARHLGYKTTTFEELTGSGKAKLHIFDVEPEQLSDYACQDADLALQLEDIFRKKLEGEAQLLWLCEHIEFPLVSVLASMEHAGICIDTPHLEKTSEAVGKELELLTEKIYAASGAPFNIDSPKQLSNILFNVLGLPTKKSTKTGFSTNVEVLEELAELHPVVASLLEYRTLQKLKTTYIDALPKMVNPLTGRVHTSFNQFITATGRLSSSNPNLQNIPIRSPLGKEIRRAFIPSSPDKWLLSADYSQIELRIAAEISGDPQLIEAFRNREDIHTATARVIFGTDEITPDMRRKAKEVNFGVLYGIMPFGLSKRLNIPRSEAIAIIDTYKAKYPGLFLALQEIIETGKKDGYVSTLLGRRRYIADLNSRNSNIQKAAERAAMNTPIQGTAADIIKCAMNLCSERLRKSSMHSVMLLQVHDELLFETTDEEKEPLSDLIEEAMIDAAIICGLKNVPVEVDTGIGKNWLEAH is encoded by the coding sequence ATGAGCCGCAAACAGCTTGATTTTTTCCATTCCGGCAGTGCGGAAAAAGCGGCAGCCCCGCCAAAACCGGCTGCTGAAAAACCAAAGCTCATTCTGATCGACGGCATGGCCATGCTCTATCGGGCTTTTTTTGCCCTCCAGCGGGCAGGGATGACCAGTCGTGACGGAAAGCCGACCGGAGCAGTGTATGGATTTGCCACAGCGCTGCTGAAAATCTTTGAAACCTATAAGCCCGACTACCTGGCGGCAGCATTCGACAGCCGTGAAAAAACCTTCCGTCACCATCTCTACCCGCTCTACAAGGCAAACCGTTCCGCTCCGCCCGAAGATCTCATCAGCCAGCTCGATGCCGTCTTCGAGCTGCTTGCAGCTTTCGATATTCCGCTCATCAAAATCCCCGGATACGAGGCCGACGATCTTATCGGCACAGCCGCACGGATATTTCAACCGGAATGCGCGGTCTTTATCGTCACGCCGGACAAGGACCTTGCCCAGCTGGTCCGGGACGGAGTCAGCATCCTGAGGCCCGGTAAAAACCAGAATGAACTTGAACTGCTCGGCCGAAGCGAGATTGCCGAACAGTTCGGGGTTTCTCCCGAGCGATTTACCGACTTGCTGACACTAACCGGAGATACCTCCGACAATATCCCCGGAGCAAAAGGGATCGGGCCGAAAACCGCAGCAACACTGCTCGGCAAATACGACTCCCTGCAGAATATCTACCTCCATCTCGGTGATCTCTCACCAAAAAACCGACTCACTCTTGAAGAGTTTCAGCCGCAACTCGACCTGATAAAGCAGCTCGTCACCATTCGCACGGATCTACAGATCGACCTCACCCTGAAAGAGCTTGCCTGCGGCTCGCCGGACCTTACACTGCTGATACCGCTCCTGAAAAGACTGGAGCTTAAAACCGTTATCGGACGGCTTCCTGTCGTCTTTCCGAAGATCATGGAACATGCTTCCCTCGAGGCTGGTCCGCATGACGGTACGGACAGTACCCTCGCTGAAAGAGAGCCGGAACTGCACTCACCCCGAACCGGCGCAGATTATGGCGTAATCACTACAGAGGAAGGGCTGAAGGCACTCATTGATTCACTTCAGGACGCACCCCGAATCGCGGTGGATACTGAAACAACCAGCCTCAACACCTTTGAAGCTGAACTTGCCGGCATATCAATCTCCACTGAGGCCCGTAAAGCCCGGTTTATCGCACTTGCAAACAGCTCACTGAAGCCTCAGACTGCGCTTGAGCTCCTCAGGCCGCTGCTTGAAAACCCTGAACTCCCGAAAACCGGCCAGAACCTCAAATACGATATTCTTGTTCTGAAGAAATACGGAATTGATCTCACGCCTGTCGGATTCGATACCATGCTGGCCAGCTATGTACTGGACCCGGAGGAGAAGCACAATCTCGATGACCTCGCAGCCCGCCATCTCGGGTACAAAACGACTACCTTTGAGGAGCTCACAGGCAGCGGAAAAGCAAAACTGCATATTTTCGATGTGGAGCCCGAACAACTCTCCGACTACGCCTGTCAGGATGCCGATCTTGCCCTGCAGCTTGAGGACATCTTCCGCAAAAAACTCGAAGGAGAAGCGCAGCTTCTCTGGCTATGCGAGCATATTGAATTTCCGCTGGTCAGCGTACTTGCCTCCATGGAGCATGCCGGTATCTGTATCGACACCCCCCATCTTGAAAAGACCTCCGAAGCGGTCGGAAAAGAACTTGAACTGCTGACGGAAAAGATCTACGCAGCTTCAGGCGCGCCCTTCAACATCGATTCACCGAAGCAGCTCTCCAATATTCTCTTCAATGTGCTCGGTCTTCCCACAAAAAAGAGCACCAAAACCGGCTTTTCAACAAATGTCGAAGTACTCGAAGAGCTCGCAGAGCTTCATCCCGTTGTAGCAAGTCTGCTTGAATACCGGACGCTCCAGAAACTCAAAACAACCTATATTGATGCACTGCCGAAAATGGTCAATCCGTTAACCGGAAGAGTGCATACCTCTTTCAACCAGTTTATCACGGCAACCGGAAGGCTCTCCTCATCAAACCCGAACCTGCAGAACATCCCTATCCGCTCCCCTCTCGGCAAGGAGATCCGCAGGGCTTTTATTCCTTCATCACCAGACAAGTGGCTGCTGTCGGCAGACTACTCCCAGATTGAGCTTCGAATCGCTGCTGAAATTTCCGGAGACCCGCAGCTCATTGAAGCCTTCCGTAACCGTGAAGACATCCATACAGCAACTGCCCGGGTAATTTTCGGTACCGATGAGATAACCCCGGATATGCGGCGTAAGGCAAAAGAGGTGAACTTCGGTGTCCTCTACGGCATCATGCCTTTCGGCCTTTCAAAGCGGCTCAACATCCCCCGTTCCGAGGCAATCGCTATAATAGATACCTATAAAGCCAAATATCCGGGACTCTTCCTCGCCTTGCAGGAGATTATCGAAACCGGAAAAAAAGATGGCTACGTTTCGACACTTCTCGGGCGGCGCCGCTATATTGCTGATCTCAACAGCCGCAATTCCAATATTCAGAAAGCGGCGGAACGGGCAGCAATGAATACACCGATCCAGGGCACAGCGGCCGATATCATCAAGTGTGCCATGAACCTCTGCAGCGAGCGCCTGCGAAAAAGCTCCATGCATTCGGTCATGCTTCTGCAGGTACATGACGAGCTGCTCTTCGAAACTACTGATGAAGAAAAAGAGCCGCTTTCCGACTTAATAGAAGAGGCAATGATTGATGCCGCAATAATTTGCGGGTTAAAAAATGTTCCCGTAGAGGTCGATACCGGCATCGGAAAAAACTGGCTGGAGGCCCACTAA
- a CDS encoding M23 family metallopeptidase, which translates to MSSNTRFMIRNEYVRKVKNSFFSTPFSVTPVLALLLLSLLLQSPRPLHAEEKQPAATKTSDSPKSTEGLLASTEQMIEHLILQIERQRESAPETGELSDNPRPTSFFASIPNIKPLSGSISSKFGVRVHPIYNVPLFHSGIDFAAAEGSRVKSTGDGIVAFSGYDRGYGQKITINHGYGYKTIYGHLSKALVRQGQRVKRGDIIALSGNTGVSTGPHLHYEVRKNNLIVNPTAYFFDEANPDKFITTKDASAEESGNNS; encoded by the coding sequence ATGTCTTCAAATACACGATTTATGATTCGAAACGAATACGTCAGAAAAGTGAAGAACTCCTTCTTTTCCACCCCTTTTTCAGTCACACCTGTTCTTGCCCTGCTGCTTCTCTCTCTCTTGCTCCAGTCACCCCGACCTCTTCATGCGGAAGAAAAACAGCCTGCCGCTACAAAAACCAGCGATAGTCCCAAAAGTACCGAGGGACTGCTGGCAAGTACAGAACAGATGATTGAGCACCTTATCCTGCAGATTGAACGCCAGAGGGAAAGCGCACCTGAAACGGGAGAACTATCAGATAACCCGAGACCAACATCCTTTTTTGCCAGCATACCCAATATCAAACCGCTTTCCGGCTCAATTTCCAGCAAATTCGGTGTCAGAGTACATCCGATTTATAATGTTCCTCTTTTTCACTCAGGCATTGACTTTGCTGCTGCAGAAGGATCAAGAGTGAAATCGACCGGTGACGGCATCGTGGCTTTCTCGGGATATGACCGGGGGTATGGCCAGAAAATCACCATCAATCACGGTTACGGCTATAAAACAATCTACGGCCATCTCTCTAAAGCTCTGGTACGTCAGGGCCAAAGAGTCAAGCGCGGCGACATCATCGCGCTTTCAGGAAACACAGGTGTTTCAACCGGGCCGCATCTGCACTACGAAGTGCGGAAAAACAATCTCATCGTAAATCCAACCGCCTATTTCTTTGATGAAGCAAATCCGGATAAATTCATCACAACAAAGGACGCTTCAGCCGAAGAGAGTGGTAATAACTCTTAA
- a CDS encoding DUF2795 domain-containing protein, whose product MYWNLDLARYIADAPWPVTKDELINYANRTGAPQQVIDNLIDLPDSDDMYETIDEIWPDYPTDEDFLYGDEEPLT is encoded by the coding sequence ATGTATTGGAATTTAGACCTGGCCCGTTATATAGCCGATGCTCCATGGCCTGTAACAAAAGATGAACTGATCAATTACGCTAACAGAACCGGCGCACCCCAGCAAGTAATTGACAACCTTATTGATCTTCCCGATAGTGACGATATGTACGAAACCATTGATGAGATATGGCCTGACTACCCTACAGATGAAGACTTTCTGTACGGCGATGAAGAACCATTAACATAG
- a CDS encoding BamA/TamA family outer membrane protein, giving the protein MQNFGITNLFSSIYINQDSVRAGELFTTLHLETAPKHQIEPKLLVDNRYGELFFGGALAFENKNVFGGAEKFLSTAAYGTQSGSSTRLLSNLAPGEYDKVTPREFSLKNRLLLPVLKKPGNFYSVTAEYATITQPILLSSRNGLLRSSYSAKLGPSSRLNFDFFEFELVQKDSLRGFKKLFKTDLARNIGIDPANESRVNAGIDSLLNTHVNQSFRLRYNYSNRLNTLPEKTIWNLDLLVEESGSLAWLVDNYLDKKSYAGFTDSEPQIFGIAYSQYFKLESGMGFAKNLSPGSQLAGRWSLGLMRPYGKAETTPEERRFYAGGPNSMRGWLFNTLGPGRSASEAASNFGADIKLELGMEYRLKFFKFFKQQSGVTFFTDIGNIWDRTGPYALTLRSLRRDFAWDAGAGFRIGSPIGPFRFDFAWKIHDPAEARPWRISQWRLKDYTFNFGIGEAF; this is encoded by the coding sequence TTGCAGAATTTTGGCATTACAAACCTCTTTTCCTCTATTTATATAAATCAGGACTCGGTCCGCGCCGGCGAGCTCTTCACCACACTCCATCTGGAAACCGCACCAAAGCACCAGATAGAGCCTAAACTGCTGGTGGATAACCGGTACGGGGAGCTTTTTTTCGGAGGAGCACTGGCCTTTGAAAACAAAAATGTCTTTGGTGGCGCCGAAAAATTCCTTTCAACGGCAGCATACGGCACCCAGTCAGGCAGCAGCACCAGACTGCTTTCAAACCTTGCTCCGGGTGAATACGACAAAGTAACACCCAGGGAGTTCAGCCTGAAAAACAGGCTGCTTCTGCCTGTTCTTAAAAAACCGGGAAACTTCTATTCCGTAACGGCAGAATATGCAACCATAACTCAACCGATACTGCTCTCAAGCCGGAACGGACTGCTCCGCAGCAGCTACAGCGCAAAACTTGGCCCTTCATCCCGCCTGAATTTCGACTTCTTTGAATTTGAACTGGTACAAAAGGACTCCCTTCGCGGCTTTAAAAAGCTCTTTAAAACCGACCTTGCCCGCAATATCGGCATAGACCCGGCAAATGAGAGCAGAGTCAACGCGGGAATTGACAGCCTGCTCAACACCCATGTCAACCAGAGCTTCCGGCTTCGCTATAACTACTCAAACCGCTTGAACACACTGCCCGAAAAAACTATCTGGAACCTCGACCTGCTCGTTGAAGAGTCCGGCAGTCTTGCATGGCTCGTTGACAACTATCTTGATAAAAAATCGTATGCAGGCTTTACCGACAGTGAACCCCAGATATTCGGAATTGCCTATTCACAGTATTTCAAGCTGGAATCAGGTATGGGGTTTGCCAAAAACCTTTCACCCGGCAGCCAGCTGGCCGGGAGATGGAGTCTCGGGTTGATGAGGCCATACGGCAAGGCTGAAACAACTCCTGAAGAGCGGCGATTTTATGCCGGTGGTCCTAACAGTATGCGCGGCTGGCTTTTCAACACCCTTGGACCCGGCAGAAGTGCAAGTGAAGCTGCCTCAAATTTCGGCGCGGACATCAAGCTTGAGCTCGGTATGGAGTACCGTCTCAAATTCTTCAAGTTCTTCAAGCAGCAATCTGGAGTCACCTTCTTTACCGATATCGGCAACATATGGGATCGAACAGGGCCTTACGCCCTGACACTTCGCTCGTTGAGAAGAGACTTTGCCTGGGATGCAGGCGCCGGGTTCAGAATTGGCTCCCCGATCGGTCCCTTCCGTTTTGACTTTGCCTGGAAAATCCATGATCCTGCTGAAGCCCGGCCATGGAGAATATCGCAATGGCGCCTGAAAGACTACACCTTCAATTTTGGAATTGGAGAGGCTTTTTAA
- the rpe gene encoding ribulose-phosphate 3-epimerase, with protein MPAHSTLLAPSILSADFTELRSSIAIAEQAGAEWIHCDIMDGNFVPNITFGPIIVQAIASCTSMIIDTHLMIAAPDRYIEEFVKAGSHQITVHQEACPHLHRTIQFIKSLGVKAGVSINPGTPVSTLESILPDLDLVLLMSVNPGFGGQKFIPSSIGKIRELHNMRTRLNPELVIAIDGGITEENAQEVVSAGADALIAGTAFFKAANPAETAAKIRALTR; from the coding sequence ATGCCTGCACACTCAACACTCCTGGCCCCATCCATTCTCTCGGCAGACTTCACAGAGCTCCGTTCCTCAATAGCGATCGCTGAACAAGCGGGCGCAGAGTGGATTCACTGCGATATCATGGACGGAAACTTTGTACCGAACATCACCTTCGGGCCGATCATCGTACAGGCAATCGCTTCATGCACATCCATGATCATCGATACACACCTGATGATTGCTGCACCGGACCGTTACATTGAGGAGTTTGTCAAAGCCGGTTCACACCAGATCACCGTTCATCAGGAGGCCTGCCCGCACCTGCACCGCACCATTCAGTTCATCAAAAGTCTCGGGGTAAAAGCAGGAGTATCGATCAACCCCGGAACGCCCGTCTCAACGCTTGAATCGATTCTTCCCGACCTTGACCTCGTCCTTTTGATGTCGGTCAATCCCGGTTTTGGCGGCCAGAAGTTTATCCCCTCTTCAATAGGAAAGATCAGAGAACTGCACAACATGCGCACAAGGCTCAATCCTGAGCTGGTTATAGCTATTGATGGCGGTATTACGGAGGAAAATGCCCAGGAGGTTGTTTCAGCAGGAGCAGATGCGCTGATAGCAGGAACCGCGTTCTTCAAGGCTGCAAACCCGGCAGAAACAGCGGCAAAAATCAGGGCCTTGACCAGGTAA
- the trpC gene encoding indole-3-glycerol phosphate synthase TrpC, with the protein MTYLTRILEEKRREIAELKKEKPLQRYMAEQGSFALCRDFTSAIRRSDGGVRLIAEIKKASPSRGLIVHDFDPAAIAGRYRELGASAYSVLTDRQFFQGSNDYLQLVSRSFPLPVLRKDFIIDETQIFESRLIGADAILLIVAALDKCQLSDYLQLAASIGLHVLVEVHDHKELDIAVSSGAAIIGVNNRNLKDFSVDIQTSVNLRPCIPSGVLAVAESGLKTAADIALIEQASFDAVLIGEGLHTSPELTSLTWSRP; encoded by the coding sequence ATGACCTACCTTACCAGGATTTTAGAGGAGAAGAGACGGGAGATAGCGGAGCTCAAAAAAGAGAAGCCCCTGCAGCGCTATATGGCGGAGCAGGGCTCTTTTGCTTTGTGCCGTGATTTTACTTCCGCCATCAGAAGAAGTGACGGCGGGGTAAGGCTTATTGCTGAAATCAAAAAAGCCTCTCCCTCGCGCGGTCTTATTGTCCACGATTTTGATCCTGCAGCGATTGCCGGTCGCTACCGGGAACTCGGCGCATCAGCCTATTCGGTGCTGACCGACCGCCAGTTTTTTCAGGGGTCGAACGACTATCTCCAGCTTGTCAGCCGTTCATTTCCGCTGCCGGTTCTGCGAAAGGATTTTATTATCGATGAAACCCAGATTTTCGAGTCACGCCTGATCGGCGCGGATGCCATTCTGCTTATTGTTGCGGCGCTTGACAAGTGTCAGCTCAGCGACTATCTCCAGCTTGCAGCTTCAATCGGACTCCATGTGCTTGTAGAGGTTCATGACCACAAGGAGCTTGATATTGCTGTTTCTTCCGGCGCGGCGATTATCGGCGTAAACAACCGCAATCTCAAGGACTTTTCAGTTGATATCCAGACCTCTGTAAACCTCCGGCCCTGCATTCCATCCGGCGTATTGGCTGTGGCCGAGAGCGGCCTGAAAACCGCTGCCGATATAGCTCTTATCGAGCAGGCATCTTTCGATGCCGTGCTGATAGGAGAGGGGCTGCATACCAGTCCGGAACTCACTTCGCTTACCTGGTCAAGGCCCTGA
- the carB gene encoding carbamoyl-phosphate synthase large subunit → MPKREDIKSILVIGAGPIVIGQACEFDYSGTQACRALKEDGYRVILVNSNPATIMTDVEFADATYIEPITPEYVQKIIEKEKPDALLPTMGGQTALNTAVSLAESGILERNGVELIGAKLRAIRKAENREFFSDAMKKIGLEMAKGVFVRNEKEAKEALEEIGLPIIIRPSFTLGGTGGGFAETKSDYYEAVRRGLAESPISEVLVEECLFGWKEYELEVIRDLADNVIIVCSIENFDPMGVHTGDSITVAPAQTLTDRQYQELRDASVRIIREIGVETGGSNIQFAIHPGNGRIVVIEMNPRVSRSSALASKATGFPIAKVAAKLAVGYTLDEILNDITKTTPASFEPVIDYCVVKVPRWDFEKFKNVDARLGVQMKSVGEVMAFGRNFREALQKSLRGLEIGRAGLGSDGKDIMNVLDMTQQQKKFAKEDILEKIRIPKADRIFYLRYAFQAGATIDEVHQSTGIDPWFLDNIRQIVEFENELRELAAAE, encoded by the coding sequence GTGCCAAAGCGGGAAGATATAAAGTCGATTTTAGTGATTGGGGCCGGCCCTATTGTGATCGGTCAGGCCTGTGAGTTTGATTATTCCGGCACTCAGGCTTGCCGTGCTCTCAAGGAGGATGGTTATCGTGTTATTCTGGTGAACAGCAATCCGGCGACCATTATGACCGATGTAGAGTTTGCGGATGCCACCTATATTGAGCCGATTACACCGGAGTATGTGCAGAAAATCATAGAGAAGGAGAAGCCTGATGCGCTTCTGCCTACCATGGGCGGACAGACAGCCTTGAATACGGCGGTTTCGCTTGCCGAGTCCGGTATTCTTGAACGTAACGGGGTTGAGCTTATCGGAGCAAAGCTTCGGGCGATCAGAAAGGCTGAAAACCGTGAGTTTTTCAGTGATGCCATGAAGAAAATAGGCCTTGAGATGGCCAAGGGCGTTTTTGTCCGCAATGAAAAAGAGGCCAAGGAGGCGCTTGAGGAGATCGGTCTTCCGATCATTATCCGCCCCTCGTTTACGCTTGGAGGTACCGGCGGCGGTTTTGCCGAAACCAAGTCAGACTATTATGAAGCGGTACGCAGAGGTCTTGCTGAAAGTCCCATCAGTGAAGTGCTGGTCGAGGAGTGTCTCTTCGGCTGGAAGGAGTATGAACTTGAGGTGATTCGTGACCTGGCCGATAATGTCATTATTGTCTGTTCTATCGAAAATTTTGATCCGATGGGCGTGCACACCGGCGACAGCATTACCGTAGCTCCAGCCCAGACGCTTACCGACCGCCAGTACCAGGAGCTCAGGGACGCTTCGGTCAGGATTATCCGAGAAATCGGTGTTGAGACCGGCGGCAGCAATATCCAGTTTGCCATTCATCCCGGGAATGGCCGTATCGTTGTTATAGAGATGAATCCGCGTGTGTCACGCAGCTCTGCACTGGCCTCCAAGGCGACCGGATTTCCGATTGCCAAAGTTGCGGCAAAGCTTGCCGTGGGTTATACACTCGACGAGATTCTCAATGATATCACCAAAACCACTCCAGCCAGTTTTGAGCCGGTCATTGATTACTGCGTCGTCAAGGTTCCCCGCTGGGATTTTGAAAAGTTCAAGAATGTCGATGCCCGTCTGGGTGTGCAGATGAAGTCGGTCGGTGAAGTGATGGCTTTCGGTCGCAACTTCCGCGAAGCGCTGCAGAAGTCGCTCAGGGGACTTGAGATCGGTCGTGCCGGACTTGGCTCTGACGGCAAGGATATCATGAATGTGCTGGATATGACGCAGCAGCAGAAAAAGTTTGCCAAAGAGGATATTCTGGAGAAGATCAGGATACCGAAAGCGGACAGGATCTTTTATCTCCGTTACGCATTTCAGGCGGGTGCGACCATTGATGAGGTGCATCAGTCAACAGGAATTGATCCATGGTTTCTCGACAATATCCGCCAGATCGTTGAGTTCGAAAATGAGCTCAGGGAACTTGCTGCCGCCGAGTGA
- a CDS encoding Mov34/MPN/PAD-1 family protein produces the protein MKLLRRKFEIIQEQAFRELPYECCGLLAGVKNVDHRGNIENIVYEVAPCRNCLYSGREHGFEISHNEYDAVEREAERLGYQIVGSYHSHINSPAIPSLHDVDFARSGHTMLIISLMNREPKEVTAWLRRESGGFHQEQIRVME, from the coding sequence ATGAAACTACTCAGGCGTAAATTTGAGATTATTCAGGAACAGGCTTTCCGGGAACTGCCCTATGAGTGCTGCGGGCTGCTTGCGGGAGTGAAAAATGTAGATCACCGGGGCAATATTGAGAACATTGTCTATGAGGTTGCTCCCTGCAGGAACTGCCTTTATTCCGGACGGGAACATGGTTTTGAGATTTCACATAATGAGTATGACGCTGTCGAGAGGGAAGCCGAACGCCTCGGTTACCAGATTGTCGGCTCCTACCACTCGCATATCAATTCACCGGCGATTCCGTCACTTCACGATGTTGATTTTGCCCGATCGGGCCATACCATGCTGATTATTTCACTGATGAATCGTGAACCGAAAGAGGTGACGGCATGGCTGAGACGTGAGTCGGGCGGTTTTCACCAGGAGCAGATCAGGGTGATGGAATAA
- the purD gene encoding phosphoribosylamine--glycine ligase, whose protein sequence is MNVLIIGSGAREHAMARAAAQSERVQSVFVAPGNGGTALMGGKVHNVALKATDLDGLLHFAGEKGVELTVVGPEQPLELGIVDLFRRSGKKIVGPTRDAARLESSKVFAKEFMQRHHIPTAGYRVFRDSASAVSYLGALPERSWPQVIKASGLCGGKGVIIAEDRDVALRTISELFDDRIFGDAADEVVIEDFLKGEEASVFALTDGVSYRLFLSAQDHKRIGDGDTGKNTGGMGAYAPAPLVNAEVMRKVEERVIRPTLAGMASEGYPYTGFLYVGLMIDGGEPSVVEYNARLGDPETQVVLPLLKSDLIAAFQASVEGDGRLNEVPFEMYQQSAATVVIASGGYPDHYETGKAITIADGVGSMEGCMVFHAGTSLDDARLLTAGGRVFSVTALGDTLRESIDRAYQAVEKISFEGAYFRRDIGAKAL, encoded by the coding sequence ATGAATGTTTTGATTATTGGAAGCGGAGCCCGGGAGCATGCCATGGCGCGGGCTGCAGCACAAAGTGAACGGGTGCAATCAGTTTTTGTTGCTCCCGGCAATGGCGGAACCGCACTGATGGGTGGTAAAGTCCACAATGTTGCGCTCAAGGCAACCGATCTGGACGGTTTATTACATTTTGCCGGAGAGAAGGGTGTTGAGCTGACGGTTGTCGGCCCTGAACAGCCGCTTGAGCTGGGTATTGTCGATCTGTTTCGCCGTTCCGGTAAAAAGATTGTCGGCCCGACAAGGGATGCTGCCCGTCTTGAATCGAGCAAGGTGTTTGCCAAGGAGTTTATGCAGCGGCATCATATTCCGACTGCCGGGTATCGTGTATTTCGCGATTCGGCCTCCGCTGTCAGCTACCTTGGTGCACTTCCGGAACGCTCCTGGCCCCAGGTCATCAAGGCCAGCGGTCTCTGCGGAGGCAAGGGTGTGATTATTGCCGAAGACCGTGACGTTGCTTTGCGGACCATCAGCGAGCTTTTTGACGATCGTATTTTCGGAGATGCCGCCGATGAGGTGGTTATTGAGGATTTTTTGAAGGGGGAGGAGGCAAGCGTTTTTGCCCTGACCGATGGTGTCAGCTACAGGTTGTTTCTCTCTGCACAGGACCATAAGCGGATAGGCGACGGGGATACCGGGAAAAACACCGGGGGAATGGGTGCTTATGCCCCGGCTCCGCTGGTGAATGCCGAGGTTATGCGAAAGGTTGAAGAGCGGGTTATCCGTCCTACTCTTGCCGGGATGGCTTCGGAAGGGTATCCCTATACAGGCTTTTTGTATGTCGGTCTGATGATTGATGGCGGTGAACCTTCAGTAGTGGAGTACAATGCGCGTCTCGGTGATCCTGAAACCCAGGTGGTGCTTCCGCTTTTGAAAAGTGATCTGATTGCGGCATTTCAGGCAAGTGTTGAGGGTGATGGACGGCTCAATGAGGTGCCTTTCGAGATGTATCAGCAATCAGCTGCGACGGTAGTTATTGCTTCAGGCGGCTACCCGGATCACTATGAAACCGGTAAAGCAATTACCATTGCCGACGGAGTCGGGAGTATGGAGGGGTGCATGGTGTTTCACGCCGGAACGAGCCTTGATGACGCGAGACTCTTAACGGCGGGGGGAAGGGTTTTTTCGGTTACTGCGCTCGGTGATACACTCAGAGAGAGTATTGACCGGGCCTATCAGGCGGTTGAAAAGATCAGTTTTGAGGGAGCATATTTCAGGAGGGATATAGGGGCAAAAGCGCTTTAG
- a CDS encoding lysophospholipid acyltransferase family protein has protein sequence MALSPVITRHILPFVLKLLYKSLRISVTPPEGEMRVQGKGTIFAFWHGKMVTGWLLARELFPGESTAAVVSQSKDGRILSDALQKLGFTLIRGSSSKGSVEVVRSMQQTLDKGEIIVITPDGPRGPINQFKYGSLRLAARNRSPLIFARISYASSWKLKSWDRFEIPKPFTRTTVTLQLIELPEFRSEEELHAYCKQLSEQLSHA, from the coding sequence ATGGCACTCTCACCGGTAATTACCCGGCATATCCTGCCGTTTGTGCTGAAGCTTCTCTATAAAAGCCTCCGCATATCAGTAACACCTCCGGAGGGAGAGATGAGAGTGCAGGGAAAAGGAACCATTTTCGCTTTCTGGCACGGAAAAATGGTTACCGGATGGCTCCTGGCAAGGGAACTCTTTCCCGGAGAGTCTACCGCTGCAGTGGTAAGCCAGTCAAAAGACGGCCGTATTCTCTCTGATGCCCTACAGAAACTCGGATTCACCCTTATTCGGGGCTCAAGCTCCAAAGGAAGCGTTGAAGTCGTTCGCAGCATGCAGCAAACCCTCGACAAAGGTGAGATTATCGTCATTACACCTGACGGGCCAAGAGGGCCGATAAACCAGTTCAAGTACGGTTCGCTCCGCCTCGCCGCACGAAACCGCTCGCCTCTGATTTTCGCCCGAATCAGCTATGCATCCTCATGGAAACTCAAAAGCTGGGACCGGTTTGAAATCCCGAAACCCTTCACCAGAACGACGGTCACACTCCAGCTCATAGAACTCCCCGAATTCAGAAGCGAAGAGGAACTTCACGCCTACTGCAAACAACTTTCTGAACAACTGAGCCATGCATAA